One Arthrobacter sp. StoSoilB20 DNA segment encodes these proteins:
- a CDS encoding amino acid ABC transporter permease, with protein sequence MTSVLYDVPGPKARLYSLIGSAAGILIILGILAIAVMTLAQQGIFDADRWEIFYGPMAPDVWSLIGQGILSTLAAAAVAAVIAFPLGIALCLLRISLIAWVRIPTQVVLEFLRGMPVVLMMLFVLLVFATGQFQAVVVGLTLYNAAIFAEILRAGIQSLPKGQREAGLAIGLRSFQSRMSIEFPQAVRRMLPSLVAQLVVLLKDTSLGYIVGYEELLRKIQIMADFLGPDFLFPAFFVGAAIYILINLTVSRIAIMIERRGSKKAAGGVAAPSLRTGLMVGGNDPIAKDSVEGPDKK encoded by the coding sequence ATGACTTCGGTCCTGTACGACGTCCCCGGGCCCAAGGCCCGCCTCTATTCGCTCATCGGCTCCGCAGCGGGCATCCTGATCATTCTTGGCATCCTTGCCATTGCGGTCATGACCCTCGCGCAGCAGGGAATTTTCGACGCCGACCGCTGGGAAATCTTCTACGGTCCCATGGCACCGGATGTCTGGAGCCTGATCGGCCAGGGCATCCTGTCCACGCTGGCCGCAGCCGCAGTCGCAGCAGTCATTGCCTTCCCGTTGGGCATCGCGCTCTGCCTGCTGAGGATCTCCCTGATCGCCTGGGTCCGCATTCCCACCCAGGTGGTCCTTGAGTTCCTCCGCGGCATGCCCGTGGTCCTCATGATGTTGTTCGTGCTGCTGGTCTTCGCAACCGGTCAGTTCCAGGCCGTAGTGGTGGGCTTGACCCTCTACAACGCCGCCATCTTCGCCGAAATCCTCCGTGCAGGCATCCAGTCGCTGCCCAAGGGTCAACGCGAAGCCGGCCTCGCCATTGGCCTGCGGAGCTTCCAATCGCGGATGTCCATCGAGTTCCCCCAGGCTGTCCGCCGCATGCTGCCCTCGTTGGTCGCACAGCTGGTGGTCCTGCTCAAGGACACCTCGCTTGGCTACATCGTGGGCTATGAGGAACTCCTGCGGAAGATCCAGATCATGGCCGACTTCCTGGGTCCGGACTTCCTGTTCCCGGCCTTCTTCGTCGGTGCCGCGATCTACATCCTGATCAACCTCACCGTCTCGCGGATTGCGATCATGATCGAGCGCCGCGGTTCCAAGAAGGCAGCCGGTGGCGTTGCTGCCCCGAGCCTTCGCACCGGCCTGATGGTGGGCGGAAACGACCCCATCGCCAAGGATTCGGTAGAAGGACCGGACAAGAAGTAG
- the galE gene encoding UDP-glucose 4-epimerase GalE codes for MKILVTGGTGYIGSHTVLSLQEAGHDVVVLDNLVNSSEESLRRVSELTGKTAAFHKVDLVDEPAVEAVFEQHQIDAVIHFAGLKAVGESVQEPLAYYYNNIVGTLNLLRAMDKHDVRSIVFSSSATVYGEHNPIPYIEKMEIGANNPYGRTKEQIEDILSDLGNADDRWHIALLRYFNPVGAHPSGRIGEDPQGIPNNLVPFIAQVAVGRREKLMVFGGDYDTPDGTAQRDYIHVVDLADGHVAALNYIAERAGVRRWNLGSGRGSSVLEVLRSFEKAVGQPIPYEITGRRAGDLPAFWADASSALADLGWSTTKTVDQMCEDHWRWQKNNPYGYNASAATSAANNA; via the coding sequence ATGAAAATTCTTGTCACGGGCGGCACCGGCTACATCGGTTCCCACACCGTTTTGTCCCTCCAGGAAGCCGGCCACGACGTCGTCGTGCTTGATAACCTGGTGAATTCCAGCGAGGAATCCCTCCGCCGGGTCTCGGAGCTTACCGGCAAGACTGCCGCGTTCCACAAGGTTGACCTGGTTGACGAGCCTGCGGTCGAGGCCGTGTTCGAGCAGCACCAAATCGACGCCGTGATCCATTTCGCCGGCCTGAAGGCCGTGGGAGAATCCGTCCAGGAACCACTGGCCTACTACTACAACAATATTGTGGGCACCCTGAACCTGCTCCGGGCCATGGACAAGCACGACGTGCGTTCAATCGTTTTCAGCTCATCGGCCACCGTGTATGGCGAGCACAACCCCATCCCCTACATCGAAAAGATGGAAATCGGCGCCAACAACCCGTACGGCCGGACCAAGGAACAGATCGAGGACATCCTCTCGGACCTGGGCAATGCGGACGACCGCTGGCATATCGCACTGCTGCGCTATTTCAACCCGGTGGGCGCACACCCGTCCGGACGCATCGGCGAGGACCCCCAGGGCATCCCGAACAACCTTGTCCCTTTCATTGCCCAGGTGGCTGTGGGACGCCGCGAGAAACTCATGGTCTTCGGCGGCGACTACGACACCCCCGATGGCACCGCCCAGCGCGACTACATCCATGTGGTGGACCTTGCCGACGGCCACGTAGCAGCCCTGAACTACATCGCCGAGCGGGCCGGCGTCCGGCGTTGGAACCTTGGCTCCGGCCGCGGCTCCTCCGTCCTGGAAGTCCTGCGGTCCTTCGAAAAGGCAGTCGGCCAGCCGATCCCGTACGAGATCACCGGCCGCCGTGCAGGAGACCTCCCGGCTTTCTGGGCCGATGCTTCCTCTGCCCTGGCCGACCTCGGCTGGTCAACTACCAAGACCGTGGACCAGATGTGCGAGGATCACTGGCGCTGGCAGAAGAACAACCCCTACGGCTACAACGCTTCTGCTGCGACGTCCGCGGCAAACAACGCCTAG
- the dapD gene encoding 2,3,4,5-tetrahydropyridine-2,6-dicarboxylate N-succinyltransferase, whose amino-acid sequence MTETASSAAPANASDNHRSAYGFGLATIATSASGEATVLDVWYPAPALGVAAESLRDVGNADPALTALAEEGQDADRGTEQKVVFAQIDLDAAPADTADAYLRLHLLSHRLVKPNSINLDGVFGKLPNVVWTNFGPAAVDGFELTRARLRKRGNVVVYGVDKFPRMVDYVVPTGVRIADADRVRLGAHLAEGTTVMHEGFVNFNAGTLGTSMVEGRISAGVVAGDGTDVGGGASIMGTLSGGGKEKIALGERVLLGANSGVGISIGDDSVVEAGLYVTAGTRVRVPGPKDENGEDTSKIIKAVELSGVPNLLFRRNSTTGGVEVLPRKGQTVELNEALHAN is encoded by the coding sequence ATGACTGAAACTGCTTCCTCTGCTGCGCCCGCAAACGCGTCCGACAACCACCGATCCGCCTACGGCTTCGGCCTGGCCACCATCGCCACCTCGGCTTCCGGGGAAGCAACCGTGCTGGACGTCTGGTACCCCGCGCCTGCCCTGGGCGTTGCCGCCGAGTCCCTGCGCGACGTCGGGAACGCCGATCCCGCGCTCACCGCACTTGCCGAGGAAGGCCAGGATGCTGACCGCGGTACGGAGCAGAAAGTTGTCTTCGCGCAGATCGACCTCGACGCCGCCCCGGCAGACACTGCCGACGCGTACCTGCGTCTACACCTCCTCTCCCACCGACTGGTCAAGCCCAACAGCATCAACCTGGACGGCGTCTTCGGCAAGCTGCCCAACGTGGTCTGGACCAACTTCGGCCCGGCCGCGGTGGACGGCTTCGAACTGACCCGCGCACGCCTGCGCAAGCGCGGCAACGTGGTGGTCTACGGCGTGGACAAGTTCCCGCGCATGGTCGACTACGTGGTTCCCACCGGCGTGCGCATTGCCGACGCCGACCGCGTCCGTTTGGGTGCGCACCTCGCCGAAGGCACCACCGTGATGCACGAAGGCTTTGTAAACTTCAACGCCGGCACCCTGGGCACCTCAATGGTGGAAGGCCGCATCTCCGCCGGCGTTGTAGCCGGCGACGGCACCGACGTTGGCGGCGGCGCGTCCATCATGGGCACGCTCTCCGGTGGCGGCAAGGAAAAGATTGCCTTGGGTGAGCGGGTGCTGCTCGGCGCCAACTCCGGTGTGGGCATCAGCATCGGCGATGACTCCGTAGTGGAGGCCGGCCTGTACGTCACCGCCGGTACCCGCGTCCGCGTTCCCGGCCCCAAGGACGAGAACGGCGAGGACACCAGCAAGATCATCAAGGCTGTGGAACTCTCCGGCGTTCCCAACCTGCTGTTCCGCCGCAACTCCACCACAGGCGGCGTGGAAGTCCTTCCGCGCAAGGGCCAGACGGTGGAGCTGAACGAGGCCCTCCACGCCAACTAG
- a CDS encoding glutamate ABC transporter substrate-binding protein, with protein MKAFITRRKSLLVAASAALALSLSACGGGSTTTTPVASASFEAGTTMEKLNKAQKITIGTKFDQPLFGQKGLDGKPVGFDVEMGKAIAAKLGIAPDKIEWVETVSQNRESFIEQGRVDLVIATYTINDARKEKVAFAGPYYEAGQALLVNKDDNSITKPEDVKGKKVCSVTGSTPAKTIAEKYGAEVVPAATYTACLEPLRNKQVVAVTTDNVILAGYVDKEPDAFKLASDETFTKEPYGIGLKKDDTVFRNWINDQLEAFQKDGDYKKAWEATAGKVIKTTPELPAINRY; from the coding sequence ATGAAGGCTTTCATTACCCGGAGGAAATCACTCCTGGTGGCCGCATCCGCAGCCCTCGCCCTCTCGCTGAGCGCATGCGGCGGCGGCAGCACCACCACCACTCCTGTTGCCTCGGCCAGCTTCGAAGCCGGCACCACGATGGAGAAGCTGAACAAGGCGCAGAAGATCACCATCGGTACCAAGTTTGACCAGCCCCTGTTCGGCCAGAAGGGCCTGGACGGCAAGCCTGTCGGTTTCGACGTTGAAATGGGCAAGGCAATCGCCGCCAAGCTGGGAATCGCTCCGGACAAGATCGAATGGGTAGAGACCGTCTCCCAGAACCGCGAATCGTTCATCGAGCAGGGCCGCGTTGACCTGGTCATCGCCACCTACACCATCAACGACGCCCGCAAGGAAAAGGTCGCCTTCGCCGGACCGTACTACGAAGCAGGCCAGGCGCTGCTGGTGAACAAGGACGACAACTCCATCACCAAGCCTGAAGACGTCAAGGGCAAGAAGGTCTGCTCCGTCACCGGGTCCACCCCCGCCAAGACCATCGCGGAGAAGTACGGCGCTGAAGTTGTTCCCGCTGCAACCTACACCGCTTGCCTGGAGCCGCTGCGCAACAAGCAGGTTGTTGCAGTCACCACGGACAACGTGATCCTCGCCGGCTACGTGGACAAGGAGCCGGATGCCTTCAAGCTTGCTTCGGATGAAACCTTCACCAAGGAGCCTTACGGCATCGGCCTGAAGAAGGACGACACCGTCTTCCGCAACTGGATCAACGACCAGCTCGAGGCATTCCAGAAGGACGGCGATTACAAGAAGGCTTGGGAAGCCACTGCAGGCAAGGTCATCAAGACCACTCCTGAACTTCCTGCGATCAACCGCTACTAG
- a CDS encoding TIGR00730 family Rossman fold protein codes for MSISQHPVPRPDANGQVRATQVPLPSDIAPAKHKGSLELRRKQADTGMSDQHLLDTSGAGQFIHTDPWRVLRIQSEFVEGFGALADLGPAVSVFGSARTKPGTEYYEMAVDVGRKLAEAGVAVITGGGPGSMEAANKGAVEGNGISVGLGIELPFEQGLNQWVDLGINFRYFFARKTMFVKYAQGFVVLPGGLGTLDELFEAMVLVQTRKVTSFPIVLLGVRFWGPMIEWIRETLVAEGMVSEKDLDLIQLVDDPADAVHRVLHGEPLPPTPNGNQRPE; via the coding sequence ATGAGCATCAGCCAGCACCCAGTACCCCGCCCGGATGCCAACGGCCAGGTCAGGGCCACCCAAGTGCCCCTGCCCTCGGACATCGCTCCGGCCAAGCACAAGGGCTCCTTGGAGCTTCGCCGCAAACAAGCGGATACGGGGATGTCTGATCAACATTTGCTCGATACCAGCGGCGCCGGACAGTTCATCCACACCGATCCCTGGCGTGTCTTGAGGATTCAGAGCGAGTTCGTGGAGGGCTTCGGAGCCCTCGCGGACCTGGGTCCTGCGGTCAGCGTGTTCGGCTCTGCCCGGACCAAGCCCGGAACCGAGTACTACGAGATGGCCGTGGATGTGGGGCGCAAGCTCGCTGAAGCAGGCGTTGCCGTGATCACCGGCGGCGGTCCCGGCTCCATGGAAGCGGCCAACAAGGGTGCCGTGGAGGGCAACGGAATCTCCGTGGGCCTGGGAATCGAACTTCCCTTCGAGCAGGGACTGAACCAGTGGGTGGACCTGGGGATCAACTTCCGCTACTTCTTCGCCCGAAAGACCATGTTCGTCAAGTACGCACAGGGCTTTGTGGTCCTGCCCGGCGGCCTGGGCACCCTTGACGAGCTTTTCGAAGCCATGGTGCTGGTCCAGACCCGCAAGGTCACCTCGTTCCCCATCGTTCTTCTGGGGGTCCGGTTCTGGGGGCCCATGATCGAGTGGATCCGGGAGACCTTGGTGGCTGAGGGCATGGTGTCCGAAAAGGACCTCGACCTGATCCAGCTGGTGGATGACCCCGCGGACGCTGTGCACCGCGTTCTGCACGGCGAACCGCTGCCGCCCACCCCCAACGGAAACCAGCGCCCGGAATAG
- a CDS encoding amino acid ABC transporter ATP-binding protein: protein MTTQASGDALVSLNGVNKHYGQLHVLKDINLQVKKGEVVVVIGPSGSGKSTLCRAINRLETIDDGDIAIDGKKLPEEGKDLAHLRADVGMVFQSFNLFAHKTILENVTLGPIKVKGVAKGTADKEAMALLERVGVGHQAPKLPAQLSGGQQQRVAIARALAMKPKVMLFDEPTSALDPEMINEVLDVMIQLAKEGMTMIVVTHEMGFARKAADRVVFMADGQIVEDATPEEFFTNPKSTRAKDFLSKLLTH, encoded by the coding sequence ATGACTACTCAAGCGTCCGGCGATGCCCTCGTCTCCCTGAATGGCGTCAACAAGCATTACGGTCAACTCCATGTCCTCAAGGACATCAACCTTCAGGTCAAGAAGGGTGAAGTGGTAGTGGTTATCGGGCCCTCCGGTTCCGGTAAATCCACGCTGTGCCGTGCCATCAACCGTTTGGAAACCATCGACGACGGCGACATCGCCATCGACGGGAAGAAGCTTCCCGAAGAAGGCAAGGACCTCGCACACCTACGTGCCGACGTCGGAATGGTCTTCCAGTCCTTCAACCTGTTCGCCCACAAGACGATTCTTGAGAACGTCACGTTGGGTCCCATCAAGGTCAAGGGCGTGGCCAAGGGCACGGCCGACAAGGAAGCCATGGCCCTCCTGGAGCGTGTTGGGGTCGGTCACCAGGCCCCCAAGCTTCCTGCGCAGCTCTCCGGCGGCCAGCAGCAGCGTGTGGCCATCGCACGCGCCCTCGCCATGAAGCCGAAGGTCATGCTGTTCGACGAGCCCACGTCCGCGTTGGACCCCGAAATGATCAACGAAGTCCTCGACGTCATGATCCAGTTGGCCAAAGAGGGCATGACCATGATCGTCGTCACCCACGAGATGGGCTTCGCCCGCAAGGCTGCCGATCGCGTGGTGTTCATGGCTGACGGCCAAATTGTCGAAGATGCCACCCCCGAGGAATTCTTCACCAACCCCAAGAGCACCCGAGCCAAGGACTTCCTGTCCAAGCTCCTGACCCACTAG
- a CDS encoding amino acid ABC transporter permease: MDAVIASLPEYWDGFLRTLYLSVISGIIALIVGTLLAAMRVSPVAALRGFSMFYVEVARNTPLTIIFFFAAIVLPRLGVKFEQFEVAAIIALSSYTAAFIAEAVRSGVNSVPVGQAEAARSIGMTFTQVLGFIVLPQAVRTVIPPLINILIALVKNSSVAGAFFVLELFGYGRKLSNDYGDQVLWILLGVAFFYLLITVPLGLLAHFVERKVAIAR; the protein is encoded by the coding sequence ATGGACGCCGTCATAGCAAGCCTCCCCGAATACTGGGACGGATTTCTCCGCACCCTCTATCTCTCCGTAATTTCAGGAATCATTGCCCTCATTGTCGGCACACTCCTGGCGGCCATGAGGGTTTCCCCCGTGGCTGCGCTGCGCGGTTTCAGCATGTTCTATGTTGAAGTCGCCCGTAACACCCCATTGACCATCATCTTCTTCTTCGCAGCCATCGTTCTCCCCCGGCTGGGCGTTAAGTTCGAACAGTTCGAAGTTGCCGCCATCATCGCGCTGAGCAGTTACACGGCCGCCTTCATCGCCGAAGCCGTCCGTTCCGGTGTCAACAGCGTGCCCGTGGGCCAGGCCGAAGCTGCCCGCAGCATCGGCATGACCTTTACCCAGGTCCTGGGCTTCATTGTCCTTCCCCAGGCCGTCCGTACCGTTATCCCGCCGTTGATCAACATCCTGATCGCACTGGTGAAGAACTCCTCAGTGGCCGGCGCGTTCTTCGTCCTCGAGCTTTTTGGCTACGGCCGCAAGCTCTCCAACGACTACGGTGACCAGGTCCTCTGGATCCTCCTCGGGGTGGCCTTCTTCTACCTCCTGATCACGGTTCCGCTGGGCCTGCTGGCGCACTTTGTTGAACGAAAGGTGGCGATTGCCCGATGA
- a CDS encoding TetR family transcriptional regulator C-terminal domain-containing protein, with protein MPKIVDAEARRQEVVQAVFRIIASDGLERASLREVADEAGLAVGSVRHYFASSDDLLVFSFGAVIDRIAARLEESLALVEQEPQGSPEQHSAVVNFLGQFLPLDEELAVDACVWMAFRHAARIKPVLAAEAERSHRTVAAAVGRLIMLLNPGGADAQQTLVTEAERLLATMDGLCMHALLQPDWMTAEMCSDVITAHLHSLSGAPAAG; from the coding sequence GTGCCCAAAATTGTTGATGCCGAAGCCCGGCGCCAGGAAGTTGTCCAAGCCGTTTTCCGGATCATTGCCAGCGATGGCTTGGAACGGGCGTCCCTCCGGGAAGTAGCGGATGAGGCCGGTCTGGCCGTGGGCTCGGTCCGGCACTACTTTGCCAGCAGCGACGACCTCCTGGTGTTCTCCTTCGGCGCTGTCATTGACCGCATTGCTGCACGGCTGGAAGAATCCCTGGCACTCGTCGAACAGGAGCCGCAGGGAAGCCCGGAACAGCATTCTGCAGTGGTGAACTTCCTGGGCCAGTTCCTGCCCCTGGATGAGGAGCTCGCCGTGGACGCCTGCGTGTGGATGGCCTTCAGGCACGCAGCACGGATCAAACCTGTCCTGGCAGCCGAAGCCGAGCGCAGCCACCGCACCGTAGCTGCCGCCGTCGGGCGCTTGATCATGCTCCTGAACCCCGGAGGGGCCGATGCCCAACAAACCCTGGTTACCGAGGCTGAACGGCTCCTGGCCACGATGGACGGCCTGTGCATGCACGCCCTGCTGCAACCGGACTGGATGACAGCGGAGATGTGCAGCGATGTCATCACTGCCCATCTCCATTCCCTGTCCGGCGCACCCGCTGCCGGTTAG
- the dapE gene encoding succinyl-diaminopimelate desuccinylase — translation MTKNGRYCGRVTLNPAPALLDLRQDVALLTAAIIDFNSVSGNETELADAVEAALRAIPAYTVIRDGDAIIARTELGRPERVILAGHLDTVPLPTVDGSLGTVPATWESGVPGEGVLYGRGTTDMKGGVAVQLALAATLFDDDRQPDKDVTFVFYDHEEVEAVKSGLGRLVRNHGDKLEADFAILLEPTHGTVEGGCNGTSRFEATTIGETAHSARAWMGVNAIHAAAPILARLAAYQPQTINVDGLDYRESLNAVKIKGGTAGNVIPDRCVVEINYRFAPDKTPDQAEAHVRDLLEGFDVVRTDAAAGARPGLNHPAAASFVAAVGAEPKPKYGWTDVARFSELGIPAVNFGPGDPLLAHKDNEHVDADAIRECLRALRTWLAP, via the coding sequence ATGACCAAGAATGGTAGATATTGTGGACGGGTGACCCTGAACCCTGCTCCCGCCCTCCTTGACCTGCGCCAGGACGTTGCCTTGCTGACGGCCGCGATCATCGACTTCAACAGCGTCTCCGGCAACGAGACTGAACTCGCGGACGCCGTTGAGGCAGCTTTGCGCGCCATCCCTGCCTACACGGTGATCCGTGACGGCGACGCCATCATTGCCCGGACCGAACTGGGCCGGCCCGAACGCGTCATCCTCGCCGGTCATCTGGACACTGTGCCCCTGCCGACGGTTGACGGTTCGCTGGGAACTGTCCCGGCCACCTGGGAATCCGGTGTTCCCGGTGAGGGTGTGCTGTACGGGCGGGGGACCACCGACATGAAAGGCGGCGTCGCGGTCCAACTCGCCCTTGCCGCAACACTGTTCGACGACGACCGCCAGCCGGACAAGGACGTCACGTTCGTCTTCTACGACCATGAGGAAGTGGAAGCGGTCAAGAGCGGCCTGGGAAGGCTGGTCCGGAACCACGGGGACAAGTTGGAGGCTGACTTCGCAATCCTCCTGGAGCCCACGCACGGTACGGTGGAAGGCGGCTGCAACGGCACCAGCCGGTTTGAGGCCACCACCATCGGCGAAACAGCACACTCAGCGCGGGCATGGATGGGCGTAAATGCCATCCATGCAGCAGCCCCCATCCTGGCCCGGCTCGCCGCTTACCAGCCGCAAACCATCAACGTGGACGGGCTCGATTACCGTGAGAGCCTCAACGCGGTGAAGATCAAGGGTGGAACCGCCGGCAATGTCATCCCGGACCGCTGCGTGGTGGAAATCAACTACCGCTTTGCCCCGGACAAGACACCGGACCAGGCCGAGGCCCATGTCAGGGACTTGCTGGAAGGATTCGACGTCGTCCGTACGGACGCTGCTGCCGGCGCGAGGCCCGGACTCAACCACCCCGCAGCCGCGTCCTTCGTTGCCGCAGTAGGTGCTGAGCCCAAGCCCAAATACGGTTGGACCGACGTCGCGCGTTTCAGCGAACTGGGTATCCCGGCGGTGAATTTCGGCCCCGGCGATCCCCTTCTGGCGCACAAGGACAACGAGCACGTCGACGCCGACGCCATCCGTGAGTGCCTCCGCGCACTGAGGACGTGGCTGGCGCCGTAG
- a CDS encoding citrate synthase yields the protein MTETTSATLRHAGGELELPRIKVVEGNEGYDVSKLLKQTGAVAYDPGFMNTAATTSAITYIDGDAGILRYRGYPIEQLAQHSSFLEVSYLLIYGNLPTPTELEEFDQKIRRHTLLHEELKGFFGGFPRDAHPMPVLSSAVSALSTFYQDSLDPFNAEHVEVSTIRLMAKLPVIAAYAHKKSIGQPMLYPDNSMNLVENFLRLSFGLPAEQYEMDPVVVKALDLLLILHADHEQNCSTSTVRLVGSSNANLFASVSAGINALFGPAHGGANEAVLKMLRQIQADGIKPEDYMEKVKNKEDGVRLMGFGHRVYKNYDPRAKIIKATAHEVLGKLGGNDELLDIAMRLEEKALADDYFIQRKLYPNVDFYTGLIYKAMGFPEKMFTVLFAIGRLPGWIAQWREMINDPQTKIGRPRQLYTGEPERNYPAN from the coding sequence ATGACTGAGACCACCAGCGCAACACTGCGCCATGCCGGCGGCGAACTCGAACTGCCGCGCATCAAGGTTGTAGAAGGAAACGAAGGTTACGACGTTTCCAAGCTGCTGAAGCAGACGGGCGCCGTTGCCTATGACCCCGGCTTCATGAACACAGCGGCCACCACCTCGGCCATCACCTACATCGACGGCGACGCAGGAATCCTGCGTTACCGCGGTTACCCCATCGAGCAGCTCGCGCAGCACTCGAGCTTCCTCGAAGTTTCCTACCTGCTGATCTACGGCAACCTCCCCACTCCCACGGAGCTGGAAGAGTTTGACCAGAAGATCCGCCGTCACACCCTCCTGCACGAAGAGCTCAAGGGCTTCTTCGGCGGGTTCCCGCGTGACGCCCACCCCATGCCGGTGCTCTCCTCGGCAGTTTCCGCGCTGTCCACGTTCTACCAGGACTCGTTGGATCCCTTCAACGCGGAGCACGTGGAAGTATCCACCATCCGGCTCATGGCCAAGTTGCCTGTCATCGCGGCCTACGCCCACAAGAAGTCCATCGGCCAGCCGATGCTCTACCCGGACAACTCCATGAACCTGGTGGAGAACTTCCTTCGGTTGAGCTTTGGCCTCCCGGCCGAGCAGTATGAAATGGACCCGGTAGTCGTCAAGGCGCTGGATCTCCTGCTCATCCTGCACGCAGACCACGAGCAAAACTGTTCCACGTCCACCGTTCGCCTGGTGGGTTCGTCCAACGCGAACCTCTTCGCTTCGGTGTCCGCAGGCATCAACGCCCTCTTCGGCCCTGCCCACGGCGGCGCCAACGAGGCCGTGCTGAAGATGCTCCGCCAGATCCAGGCCGACGGCATCAAGCCCGAGGACTACATGGAGAAGGTCAAGAACAAGGAAGACGGCGTCCGCCTCATGGGCTTTGGGCACCGTGTCTACAAGAACTACGATCCCCGCGCCAAGATCATCAAGGCAACGGCCCACGAAGTTCTCGGCAAGCTCGGCGGCAACGACGAACTGCTGGACATCGCCATGCGCCTGGAAGAGAAGGCCCTGGCTGATGACTACTTCATCCAGCGCAAGCTGTACCCGAACGTTGACTTCTACACCGGCCTCATCTACAAGGCCATGGGTTTCCCGGAGAAGATGTTCACCGTACTGTTCGCCATTGGACGCCTCCCGGGCTGGATTGCCCAGTGGCGCGAAATGATCAACGATCCCCAGACCAAGATCGGCCGCCCGCGGCAGCTCTACACAGGGGAGCCGGAGCGCAACTACCCGGCCAACTGA
- the dapC gene encoding succinyldiaminopimelate transaminase, protein MISAAPAFGLNLPDYPWEAMAPYVATASKHPGGAVNLSIGTPVDPTPGLIRDALAAAADAHGYPTVHGTEALRQAVVDWFAGRRGVPGLDPKDVMPTVGSKELVAWLPFLLGLNAGDVVVRPTVAYPTYDIGASLAGATAVAADDLDELDPATRAKVRLIWINSPGNPTGSVRDVESLRRIVGQARELGAVVASDECYAELGWGEWDVQRGGEAVPSILDPRVTGGSTDGLLCVYSLSKQSNLAGYRAAFVAGDSAIVANLVNSRKHAGMIVPYPVQEAMRVALGDVGHVMSQKDLYRGRRERIVPALEQFGLKIHESKAGLYLWSTAGEATWDTVARFAELGVVVGPGVFYGDAGNGFIRVALTGTDERIDAAVERLATAS, encoded by the coding sequence TTGATTTCCGCGGCACCGGCTTTCGGCCTGAACCTGCCTGACTACCCGTGGGAGGCCATGGCGCCGTATGTTGCCACAGCTTCGAAGCATCCGGGCGGCGCAGTAAATCTTTCCATTGGAACGCCAGTGGACCCCACTCCGGGGCTTATCAGGGATGCCTTGGCAGCGGCAGCGGACGCCCATGGCTATCCCACGGTGCATGGTACCGAAGCCCTGCGCCAGGCCGTAGTGGACTGGTTCGCCGGCCGCCGCGGAGTTCCGGGCCTGGATCCCAAGGACGTCATGCCAACCGTGGGCTCAAAAGAGCTTGTCGCGTGGCTGCCATTCCTGCTCGGCCTCAACGCCGGAGACGTCGTGGTGCGGCCTACGGTTGCTTACCCGACCTACGACATCGGCGCCTCACTGGCAGGCGCCACAGCCGTTGCTGCCGATGACCTGGATGAACTGGATCCGGCCACCCGTGCCAAGGTCCGCCTGATCTGGATCAACTCTCCGGGGAATCCAACGGGCAGCGTCCGGGATGTCGAGTCGCTGCGCAGGATAGTGGGCCAAGCCCGTGAGCTCGGTGCAGTGGTGGCATCGGACGAGTGCTATGCCGAACTGGGCTGGGGCGAGTGGGATGTACAGCGCGGGGGAGAAGCTGTCCCCAGCATTCTTGATCCCCGCGTCACCGGCGGTTCCACGGATGGCCTGCTCTGCGTGTACTCGTTGAGCAAGCAGTCCAACCTCGCTGGTTACCGTGCCGCCTTCGTCGCGGGAGATTCCGCCATCGTGGCCAACCTGGTCAACAGCCGCAAGCACGCAGGGATGATCGTTCCCTACCCCGTGCAGGAAGCGATGCGCGTCGCCCTCGGCGATGTCGGCCACGTGATGTCACAGAAAGACCTCTACCGCGGCCGCCGCGAGAGGATTGTCCCTGCCCTTGAGCAATTCGGGCTGAAAATCCACGAATCCAAAGCCGGGCTCTACCTCTGGTCCACGGCCGGCGAAGCCACCTGGGATACGGTGGCACGGTTCGCCGAACTTGGGGTCGTCGTGGGGCCGGGCGTTTTCTATGGAGATGCCGGGAACGGTTTCATCCGGGTGGCCCTGACGGGCACTGATGAACGGATTGACGCCGCAGTGGAACGGCTGGCCACAGCCTCATAA